Proteins from one Primulina huaijiensis isolate GDHJ02 chromosome 18, ASM1229523v2, whole genome shotgun sequence genomic window:
- the LOC140964849 gene encoding HMG-Y-related protein A-like, which produces MVMAAEEQLDIYPQSSAPESELAPPALPQYPEMILTAIEELNEKNGSNKSEISKYIESRYRNLPPAHVKLLTRHLNGMKSAGQLLCIKNNYLKPDPNSPPPRGRGRPSKPKAPLPPGAVLPSRPRGRPPKSHDTSEPPHVPKPKPASSVTGKKRGRPPKAKPAVLESVEA; this is translated from the exons ATGGTTATGGCGGCTGAAGAACAGCTCGATATTTATCCCCAATCATCAGCTCCGGAGAGTGAGTTGGCTCCGCCGGCTTTGCCTCAGTATCCTGAG ATGATTTTAACAGCTATTGAAGAATTGAACGAGAAGAACGGCTCCAACAAATCGGAAATCTCGAAGTACATCGAATCCCGATACAGAAACCTCCCTCCCGCTCACGTCAAGCTTCTCACCCGCCATCTCAATGGCATGAAATCAGCGGGGCAGCTTCTTTGTATCAAGAACAACTACCTTAAACCTGACCCCAACTCGCCGCCTCCCCGTGGCCGCGGCCGTCCTTCGAAGCCAAAAGCACCTCTTCCCCCGGGAGCCGTACTCCCCTCACGCCCCCGCGGACGGCCTCCTAAATCCCATGACACTTCCGAGCCGCCGCATGTTCCGAAACCGAAGCCCGCTAGCTCTGTTACCGGGAAAAAACGTGGACGGCCTCCGAAAGCCAAACCCGCTGTGTTGGAGTCAGTAGAGGCTTGA